Proteins co-encoded in one Prunus persica cultivar Lovell chromosome G6, Prunus_persica_NCBIv2, whole genome shotgun sequence genomic window:
- the LOC18773439 gene encoding acidic leucine-rich nuclear phosphoprotein 32 family member B yields the protein MDNVSSLVCLKLDSQSEVLDKDAAMVPLNCDTPIIETTAEEPETTEPTEEERIAYFWSKTEESMDGKSKDEEPEDEEPEDEEEPEDEEEPEDEESEDGESETWKSEVEESEDEKSKDGKSYGHALLKECTICGKEEEHSNFECPEREEKRKDSGFTYDPYTGSFSVEIRPLK from the exons ATGGACAACGTCTCATCTCTGGTGTGCCTGAAATTGGATTCCCAGTCGGAGGTGCTCGATAAGGACGCAGCTATGGTCCCCCTCAACTGTGATACACCAATAATCG AGACTACGGCTGAAGAACCAGAGACTACAGAACCAACGGAAGAAGAACGTATTGCTTATTTTT GGAGCAAGACTGAAGAATCAATGGATGGGAAATCAAAGGATGAAGAACCAGAGGATGAAGAACcagaggatgaagaagaaccagaggatgaagaagaacCAGAGGATGAAGAATCAGAGGATGGAGAATCAGAGACTTGGAAATCAGAGGTTGAAGAATCAGAGGATGAAAAATCTAAGGATGGAAAAAGTTATG GACATGCACTTCTCAAGGAATGTACAATCTgtgggaaggaagaagaacacTCAAATTTTGAATGCCCGGAACGCGAGGAGAAACGTAAGGATTCTGGTTTTACTTACGACCCTTATACTGGTTCTTTTTCTGTCGAGATTCGCCCTTTGAAATAG
- the LOC18773085 gene encoding putative F-box/FBD/LRR-repeat protein At4g03220, whose product MERQKRKFVTAASCEGEGGRRRRMTDRFSNLPDQIAHVILSFLSMADLSRLSYVSKCWRELCLSSPVFNFSEYNCIGNADLCDSKLRLLNILERFLLLRADHKIQRFRFDWHLPPPKKNQSSSSSSCGCRDVYCRVMSCVQKVVRCNVEQLELNLLGLGEPNLNFPSSIFLCESLKSLSVCTNRAILRAPSSSSSFSSNLKDLQLLNVVIADDEGFFKWISCSCKCIRKLGLDHTCMIKNLNIESSSLERLSLSYPQPDLDTLNISCENLQLLSISLCPDSPSMTSLNIFAPNLKQLWWEGNLMNHPNLRKFQSLESAEVCFDSVGKVSLEKTQKFKSTSIKLKTRVDDFEPLSEVFHGLRINEVLILNEAAIKVMFKLEGSMPVSFNNVRSLRMNIGCVIDEIVPSMVSVLRGMPYLRTLYIKRCPPFHELESNKCGFDIGYWKLQNLGFINRLEFFTMEILDGYNVVELAWYVLECAQKLKKGVIICSAQNLEEVKRKLKKCKMISKAAIVFKERPKSERRLLF is encoded by the exons ATGGAACGTCAAAAGCGCAAGTTCGTGACTGCTGCAAGTTGTGAAGGTGAAGGAGGCCGCAGAAGGAGAATGACAGACAGATTTAGCAATCTTCCTGACCAAATCGCCCACGTCATTCTTTCGTTCCTTAGCATGGCTGACCTTTCTCGACTCAGTTATGTGTCCAAATGTTGGAGAGAACTTTGTCTTTCATCTCCGGTTTTCAATTTCAGTGAATATAACTGCATAGGGAATGCCGACTTGTGTGATAGCAAGCTGAGGTTGTTGAATATTCTGGAAAGGTTCCTTTTGCTTCGTGCGGATCATAAGATACAGCGCTTCCGTTTTGATTGGCATCTTCCCCCTCCAAAGAAGAACCAaagctcatcatcatcatcatgcgGCTGTCGTGATGTCTACTGTCGTGTGATGTCGTGCGTCCAGAAGGTGGTGAGATGTAACGTTGAACAGCTTGAGCTTAATCTCCTTGGACTAGGTGAACCCAATCTGAATTTTCCGTCTTCCATCTTTCTTTGTGAATCTTTGAAGTCTCTGTCGGTCTGCACAAACCGTGCAATTCTTAGAgccccctcctcctcctcatctttTTCCTCTAATCTCAAAGACTTGCAGTTGTTGAATGTTGTTATAGCAGATGATGAGGGGTTTTTCAAATGGATCTCATGTTCTTGCAAATGCATCCGGAAATTAGGTCTTGACCATACTTGTATGATTAAAAATCTCAATATTGAAAGCTCTTCTTTGGAGAGGTTAAGTCTTTCTTATCCCCAACCTGATCTTGACACACTTAACATCTCCTGTGAAAATCTTCAACTGTTAAGTATCTCCTTATGTCCTGATTCACCCAGCATGACATCATTGAATATTTTTGCACCAAATCTTAAACAGTTGTGGTGGGAAGGGAATTTGATGAATCATCCAAATCTCAGAAAGTTTCAAAGTTTAGAATCTGCTGAGGTTTGTTTTGATTCCGTAGGCAAAGTTTCTCttgaaaaaactcaaaagttcaaaagtaCTTCGATAAAATTGAAGACTAGAGTAGATGACTTTGAACCCTTATCTGAAGTCTTTCACGGTTTAAGAATCAATGAAGTTCTTATTCTAAATGAAGCGGCCATTAAG GTTATGTTCAAGCTGGAAGGGTCCATGCCAGTTTCATTCAACAATGTTCGAAGTTTGCGTATGAATATTGGGTGCGTAATTGACGAGATAGTCCCTTCAATGGTCTCTGTTCTTAGAGGAATGCCTTACTTGCGTACCTTATACATAAAGCGTTGCCCACCTTTTCATGAACTTGAATCTAAT AAATGCGGGTTTGATATAGGATACTGGAAACTGCAAAACCTTGGATTTATTAATCGACTTGAATTCTTCACCATGGAGATTTTAGACGGGTACAATGTAGTTGAATTAGCATGGTACGTACTCGAGTGTGcacagaaattgaagaaaggtGTCATAATTTGTTCAGCTCAAAATTTGGAGGAAGTTAAGcggaaattaaagaaatgcAAGATGATTTCCAAGGCTGCAATTGTCTTTAAGGAAAGACCAAAAAGTGAACGAAGACtgcttttttaa